The following proteins are encoded in a genomic region of Sphingopyxis macrogoltabida:
- a CDS encoding ribbon-helix-helix domain-containing protein has product MEKKQFQSVGVTLSPRMIDVVDQLATSRGVSRSEAIRIALEVGIPLLKAGLSLNAERAVTILEHTQLALSLIVQEQYPADAEHLIAQALSNVREHHG; this is encoded by the coding sequence GTGGAAAAGAAACAGTTCCAGAGCGTCGGTGTAACGCTCAGCCCAAGGATGATCGACGTCGTCGATCAACTTGCGACAAGCCGCGGTGTCTCGCGGTCTGAAGCCATCCGCATTGCCCTTGAAGTGGGCATTCCCCTCCTGAAGGCGGGACTGTCGCTCAACGCCGAGCGGGCTGTCACTATCCTCGAGCATACCCAGCTCGCGCTCTCGCTCATCGTTCAGGAGCAATATCCGGCTGATGCCGAACACCTGATCGCTCAGGCGCTCTCCAACGTGCGAGAGCATCATGGCTGA